A genomic stretch from Setaria italica strain Yugu1 chromosome VII, Setaria_italica_v2.0, whole genome shotgun sequence includes:
- the LOC101753182 gene encoding calcium-dependent protein kinase 12 has product MGNCFTKTYEHEIPITVDTPRRPSQPQYRPPHERKTRDVPLSSGSRWPSRTQTQARRPPFPSSGSRMGGASRRAPSGEVGPVLQRPMVDVRTLFHLERKLGSGQFGTTYLCTERATGLKYACKSVSKRKLVRRADVEDMRREITILQHLSGQPNVAEFKGAFEDADSVHLVMELCTGGELFDRITAKGSYSERQAAAVCRDVLTVVHVCHFMGVMHRDLKPENFLLASPADDAPLKAIDFGLSVFIEEGKVYKDIVGSAYYVAPEVLRRNYGKEIDVWSAGVILYILLCGTPPFWAETEKGIFDAILVGQLDLSSAPWPSISESAKDLIRKMLHRDPQRRITAAQALEHPWLKDAPDRPIDSAVLSRMKQFKAMNKLKQLALKVIAENLSPEEIKGLKQMFNNMDTDKSGTITVEELKEGLTKLGSKISEAEVQKLMEAVDVDKSGSIDYTEFLTAMMNKHKLEKEEDLIRAFQYFDKDDSGYITRDELEQAMAEYGMGDEASIKQVLDEVDKDKDGNIDYEEFVEMMRKGSYT; this is encoded by the exons ATGGGCAACTGCTTCACCAAGACGTACGAGCACGAGATACCCATCACCGTGgacacgccgcggcggccgtcgcaGCCGCAGTACCGGCCTCCCCACGAGCGCAAGACCCGGGACGTGCCGCTGTCCTCGGGCTCGCGCTGGCCGTCCCGGACGCAGACgcaggcgcggcggccgcccttCCCGTCGTCGGGGTCGAGGATGGGCGGCGCCAGCCGGCGGGCGCCCTCCGGCGAGGTGGGCCCGGTGCTGCAGCGCCCCATGGTGGACGTGCGGACGCTGTTCCACCTGGAGCGGAAGCTGGGGAGCGGGCAGTTCGGGACGACGTATCTGTGCACGGAGCGCGCCACGGGGCTCAAGTACGCGTGCAAGTCCGTGTCCAAGCGCAAGCTGGTGCGCCGCGCCGACGTGGAGGACATGCGCCGGGAGATCACCATCCTGCAGCACCTCAGCGGGCAGCCCAACGTGGCGGAGTTCAAGGGCGCCTTCGAGGACGCCGACAGCGTGCACCTCGTCATGGAGCTCTGCACCGGCGGGGAGCTCTTCGACCGCATCACGGCCAAGGGGAGCTACTCCGAGcgccaggccgccgccgtctgTCGTGACGTCCTCACCGTCGTGCACGTCTGCCACTTCATGGGGGTCATGCACCGAGACCTCAAGCCCGAGAACTTTTTGCTCGCCAGCCCCGCCGACGACGCGCCGCTCAAGGCCATCGACTTCGGCCTCTCCGTCTTCATCGAAGAAG GTAAAGTCTACAAGGACATTGTGGGAAGTGCATACTACGTGGCGCCGGAGGTACTGCGCCGGAATTATGGCAAAGAAATTGATGTCTGGAGTGCTGGAGTGATCTTATACATTCTTCTATGTGGGACACCGCCTTTCTGGGCAG AAACAGAGAAAGGCATATTTGATGCTATACTGGTCGGCCAGCTTGATTTGAGCTCCGCCCCGTGGCCCTCCATATCTGAAAGTGCAAAGGATCTCATCAGGAAAATGTTGCATAGAGATCCTCAGAGGCGCATTACTGCAGCTCAGGCCCTAG AACATCCATGGCTCAAAGATGCACCTGACAGACCTATTGATAGCGCAGTCCTGTCAAGAATGAAGCAATTCAAGGCTATGAACAAGCTAAAGCAACTAGCACTCAAG GTAATCGCGGAGAACCTATCACCAGAGGAGATAAAGGGATTGAAGCAGATGTTCAATAACATGGATACAGACAAGAGTGGCACAATCACAGTCGAAGAACTGAAGGAAGGACTGACAAAACTAGGATCAAAGATTAGTGAAGCAGAGGTTCAGAAGCTTATGGAAGCA GTTGACGTGGACAAGAGTGGCAGCATTGATTACACAGAGTTCCTTACTGCCATGATGAATAAACATAAACTGGAAAAGGAGGAGGACTTGATCCGTGCATTTCAATACTTTGACAAAGATGACAGCGG GTACATAACAAGAGACGAACTAGAACAAGCTATGGCAGAGTATGGAATGGGCGATGAAGCAAGCATTAAACAAGTACTAGATGAAGTTGATAAAGACAAG GATGGGAATATCGACTATGAAGAGTTTGTGGAAATGATGAGGAAGGGAAGTTATACCTGA
- the LOC101753873 gene encoding uncharacterized protein LOC101753873, which produces MCGCSALVAGGRLPLLAIPRRLRRRRGSSVRAEASPGGESQRKKVAVAGAGWAGLAAAHHLVKQGYDVTLLAAESGPTEEVGLRGFWYPYRNIFALVDELGISPFTGWNRAAYYSPEGLSVEFPIFHNQPRLPAPFGVFAYPEFPNLPLIDRLTSIPVIAAVIDFDNTDTAWRKYDAMTARELFKMYGCSQRLYKEVFEPAIQAALFAPGEQCSAAATLGMLYYYMLSHQENSDFLLCRGEVEEKILSPWLQLLEMEGLKFVANKVPSSMTIDTDSGCISAIVCGDDVYKADAFVSATGLSSLQSIVKNSPSLWSHREFANLLHLSAVDVISVKLWFDKKITIPKVANVCSGFDDSSGWTFFDLTSIYDDYYEESITVVEAEFYNASQLIPLDDDDIVSEASLHLIKCIQDFEGASVIQKSVRRSPKSVINFLPGSYKYTPRGSTSFPNLFIAGDWIVNRHGSFSKEKAYVTGLEAANRVVDYFGTGDFAKIIAVEGDEPYIETLRNLSRRANELKSQIPFSEFFLQ; this is translated from the exons ATGTGCGGGTGCTCGGCCCTCGTCGCTGGAGGCCGTCTGCCACTGCTCGCCATCCCCCGccggctccgtcgccgccgagggAGCTCCGTCAGGGCAGAGGCCTCACCAGGCGGCGAGTCCCAGCGGAAGAAGGTCGCCGTCGCGGGCGCCGGCTGGGCCGGCCTTGCCGCCGCGCACCACCTCGTCAAACAG GGGTACGATGTCACGCTTCTCGCCGCGGAGAGTGGCCCAACCGAGGAGGTTGGCCTTAGAG GATTCTGGTACCCGTACCGCAATATCTTCGCTTTAGTCGATGAGCTGGGGATCTCGCCTTTCACGGGCTGGAATAGAGCAGCCTACTATTCTCCAGAGGGCCTTTCA GTCGAATTCCCTATATTTCATAACCAGCCACGGTTACCAGCTCCCTTTGGAGTCTTTGCATATCCAGAG TTCCCTAACCTTCCTTTGATTGATAGGTTGACTTCAATTCCTGTCATAGCTGCAG TAATTGACTTTGACAACACTGACACTGCTTGGAGGAAATATGATGCAA TGACTGCAAGAGAGCTTTTTAAGATGTACGGTTGCTCTCAAAGGCTCTACAAGGAAGTATTTGAGCCAGCTATTCAGGCAGCCCTGTTTGCTCCTGGTGAGCAATGTAGTGCAGCTGCAACGCTGGGGATGCTGTACTACTATATGTTGTCTCATCAG GAAAACTCTGACTTCTTGTTGTGCCGTGGCGAAGTAGAAGAAAAAATTTTATCTCCTTGGCTGCAATTGTTGGAGATGGAAGGCTTAAAATTTGTAGCAAACAAAGTTCCATCAAGTATGACTATAGATACGGATAGTGGATGCATCTCTGCTATTGTCTGTGGTGACGATGTATATAAGGCAGATGCATTTGTTTCAGCCACGGGACTCTCTTCTCTACAGTCCATTGTCAAAAACAG TCCATCCCTATGGTCTCATCGAGAATTCGCCAATCTTCTTCACCTGTCTGCAGTAGATGTGATCTCTGTAAAATTATGGTTTGACAAAAAG ATCACAATTCCAAAGGTTGCCAACGTATGTTCTGGGTTTGATGATTCATCTGGTTGGACGTTCTTTGACCTTACCTCAATATATGATGATTATTACGAAGAATCAATAACAGTGGTGGAGGCTGAATTT TATAATGCTAGCCAGCTGATACctctagatgatgatgatattgtCTCTGAAGCTTCACTGCATCTTATCAAATGCATACAAGATTTTGAGGGTGCTAGTGTGATCCAAAAATCAGTCAGGAGATCTCCTAAATCTGTAATCAACTTTCTTCCAG GTTCCTACAAGTACACACCAAGAGGATCAACTTCTTTTCCGAATTTGTTTATTGCTGGTGATTGGATTGTCAATCGACATGGATCCTTTTCAAAA GAAAAGGCATATGTAACTGGACTTGAGGCCGCTAATAGGGTGGTGGACTATTTTGGCACTGGGGACTTTGCCAAAATAATTGCAGTTGAAGGAGATGAGCCTTATATAGAGACATTGCGTAATCTCAGCAGAAGAGCCAATGAGCTGAAGTCACAAATTCCATTTTCAGAGTTCTTTCTCCAATAA
- the LOC101754663 gene encoding mechanosensitive ion channel protein 6-like produces the protein MDQQRRSSLRSYGSNASSQSGSFDFDHDQDKERAGSQHGDGDRREVVVKIDAEPHSPVSLSAAAGVSRNNSAVSTPRAGGAVSMLAASASGSSASTSPSVGGDASRSGDSFSFKNRPPQSPSSPGESSEDPPSRLIGSFLRKQAAAGGELSIDPDFEVDDMRRPPRAPTSVSASRELRVSFQNPHKRFSPSTSSASSSSYDGGDNRNQSGIDGDTAEVLRCTSTSTGSSLLARSKTRSRLMDPPPPSSAPANEPDPRKSFVSKGLPPKSGQLRSGLIGKSGLIGKSGGFDDEDDDPFVDEGMTSDFKRDTMDCLLIMEWVSLVVIVGALICSVTIPSLSRKKVSGLHLWKWELLVFVLICGRLVSGWVIRIAVFFVERNFLLRKKVLYFVYGVRGAVRNVLWLGIALVSWHLLFDKDAKRETHTLVLPYVTKVLCCLLVATVIRLVKTLLLKVLASSFHVSTYFDRIQEALFNQYVIETLSGPPLVDESRMMAEVQRLQSAGAAIPSELEATAMPSKSGPVPKSGRLTTAPSRRGGGVSKQLQRQKTERHLDDGISIDQLHRLSQKNISAWSMKRLMKIVRYGALTTMDEQLKHATGEDELATEIHSEYEAKVAAKRIFQNVAKPGSKHIYLSDLMRFMRQEEALKAMDLFEGAQENNRVSKRSLKNWVVNAFRERKALALTLNDTKTAVNKLHQMANVVVALIVLALWLLILGIATSKFFVLLSSQLLVAVFMFGNTLRTIFEAIVFLFVMHPFDVGDRCEVDGMQVVVEEMNIMTTIFLRYDNLKVYYPNSQLAQLPIMNYYRSPDMGDAVDFTVHVGTPVEKLSLMKERLLHYLDNKKEHWYPGSMVVLRDVDDTNKLKVSIWCRHTINFHDMGMRFERRELLLQEMIKILRDLEIEYRMLPLDINVRNAPTIQSARMPSTWTFNY, from the exons ATGGATCAGCAGCGGAGGAGCAGCCTCAGGTCGTACGGGTCCAACGCCTCGTCCCAGTCGGGGTCCTTCGACTTCGACCACGACCAGGACAAGGAGCGCGCCGGCAGCcagcacggcgacggcgaccgccgCGAGGTCGTCGTCAAGATCGATGCCGAACCGCACTCGCCGGTCTCCCtcagcgcggccgccggcgtgtCCCGGAACAACTCCGCGGTCAGCACTCcgcgggccggcggcgcggtgaGCATGCTCGCGGCGTCTGCGTCCGGGTCGAGCGCGTCGACCTCGCCcagcgtcggcggcgacgcgtCCCGCTCCGGCGACTCGTTCAGCTTCAAGAACCGCCCGCCGCAGTCGCCCTCGTCGCCGGGGGAGTCCAGCGAGGACCCGCCCAGCCGCCTCATCGGCAGCTTCCTCCGGaagcaggcggcggccggcggggagctGTCGATCGACCCGGACTTCGAGGTGGACGACATGAGGAGGCCACCGCGCGCGCCGACGTCCGTCAGCGCATCCAGGGAGCTGCGCGTCTCGTTCCAGAACCCCCACAAGCGGTTCTCCCCGTCGacgtcgtcggcgtcctcctcctcctacgaCGGCGGCGACAACCGCAACCAGAGTGGCATCGACGGGGACACCGCCGAGGTGCTGCGCTGCACGTCGACGTCCACCGGCTCCTCCCTTCTGGCGCGCAGCAAGACGCGCTCCCGGCTAAtggacccgccgccgccgtcgagcgcccccgccaaCGAGCCGGACCCCCGCAAGTCGTTCGTCTCGAAGGGCCTGCCGCCCAAGTCCGGGCAGCTCCGGTCGGGTCTCATCGGCAAGTCGGGGCTCATCGGCAAGTCGGGCGGCTTCGACGACGAGGATGACGACCCGTTCGTCGACGAGGGAATGACCTCGGACTTCAAGCGCGACACCATGGACTGCCTCCTCATCATGGAGTGGGTCAGCCTGGTGGTCATCGTGGGCGCGCTGATCTGCAGCGTCACCATACCCAGCCTCTCCAGGAAGAAGGTCTCGGGTCTCCACCTCTGGAAGTGGGAGCTCCTCGTGTTCGTGCTCATCTGCGGCCGCCTCGTCTCCGGCTGGGTGATCCGCATCGCCGTCTTCTTCGTGGAGCGCAACTTCCTGCTGCGGAAGAAGGTGCTCTACTTCGTCTACGGCGTGCGCGGGGCCGTGCGGAACGTGCTCTGGCTGGGCATCGCGCTCGTGTCCTGGCACCTCCTCTTCGACAAGGACGCCAAGCGGGAGACCCACACACTGGTGCTCCCCTACGTCACCAAGGTGCTGTGCTgcctcctcgtcgccaccgTCATCCGCCTCGTCAAGACGCTGCTCCTCAAGGTGCTCGCCTCGTCCTTCCACGTCTCCACCTACTTCGACAGGATCCAGGAGGCGCTCTTCAACCAGTACGTCATCGAGACCCTCTCCGGCCCGCCGCTGGTGGACGAGAGCCGCATGATGGCGGAGGTGCAGAGGCTCCAGAGCGCAGGGGCGGCCATCCCCAGCGAGCTCGAGGCGACGGCCATGCCGAGCAAGTCCGGGCCCGTGCCCAAGAGCGGCCGCCTCACGACGGCCCCGTCCAGGCGAGGGGGAGGGGTCAGCAAGCAGCTGCAGAGGCAGAAGACCGAGCGGCACCTGGACGATGGCATCTCGATCGACCAGCTCCACAGGCTCAGCCAGAAGAACATCTCCGCATGGAGCATGAAGAGGCTCATGAAGATCGTTCGCTACGGGGCGCTGACGACCATGGACGAGCAGCTCAAGCATGCGACGGGCGAGGACGAGCTGGCCACGGAGATACACAGCGAGTATGAGGCCAAGGTTGCGGCCAAGAGGATCTTCCAGAATGTCGCCAAGCCTGGATCCAA GCACATATACCTGTCAGATTTGATGCGCTTCATGAGGCAGGAAGAAGCCTTGAAAGCGATGGATCTTTTTGAAGGAGCGCAGGAGAACAACAGGGTCAGCAAGAGGTcgctcaagaactgggtg GTGAACGCGTTCAGAGAGCGCAAAGCACTTGCCCTGACGCTCAACGACACGAAGACCGCGGTGAACAAGCTCCACCAGATGGCCAATGTCGTGGTCGCGTTGATCGTGCTTGCGCTCTGGCTTCTCATCCTAGGGATCGCAACGTCCAAGTTCTTCGTCTTGCTCAGCTCGCAGCTCCTCGTGGCGGTCTTCATGTTTGGGAACACTCTCAGGACCATCTTCGAGGCGATCGTGTTCTTGTTCGTGATGCATCCTTTCGATGTCGGCGATCGATGCGAAGTTGATGGAATGCAG GTGGTTGTGGAGGAGATGAACATCATGACGACGATCTTCCTCCGATACGACAACCTCAAGGTGTATTATCCAAACAGTCAGCTGGCCCAATTACCGATCATGAACTACTACAGGAGCCCTGACATGGGAGACGCCGTCGACTTCACTGTTCATGTCGGAACACCAGTGGAGAAACTGTCCCTCATGAAGGAGAGACTATTGCA TTACCTCGACAACAAGAAGGAGCATTGGTACCCTGGCTCCATGGTGGTCCTGCGCGACGTGGACGACACCAACAAGCTGAAGGTCTCCATCTGGTGCCGCCACACGATCAACTTCCACGACATGGGCATGAGGTTCGAGCGGAGAGAGCTCCTGCTGCAGGAGATGATCAAGATCCTGAGGGACCTCGAGATCGAGTACCGGATGCTGCCACTCGACATCAACGTCCGGAACGCGCCTACCATCCAGTCCGCAAGGATGCCGTCGACATGGACGTTCAACTACTGA
- the LOC101754271 gene encoding uncharacterized protein LOC101754271, giving the protein MAAVPVYSITRAEIDEFWRRKEVEEEERRLAADKEAARIKAKALKMEDYVLFEQMIREILEEGNTGGGATMGPAAAGSTEARIIGIKHWWTRSAYAYLNAPALSMDENGGSKHAITYIPQERCTMFFTSTPCQPNSTACAIF; this is encoded by the exons ATGGCGGCCGTCCCGGTGTACAGCATCACGAGGGCGGAGATCGACGAGttctggaggaggaaggaggtggaagaggaggagcgcCGCCTCGCTGCCGACAAGGAGGCTGCAAGAATTAAAGCCAAGGCGCTCAAG ATGGAAGACTATGTGCTCTTCGAGCAGATGATCAGGGAGATCCTCGAGGAGGGGAACACAGGAGGTGGGGCAACCATGGGGCCGGCTGCTGCCGGTAGCACTGAGGCACGGATCATTGGCATCAAACACTG GTGGACAAGAAGTGCTTATGCTTATCTGAATGCGCCTGCACTGTCCATGGATGAAAACGGTGGAAGCAAGCATGCTATCACATATATTCCGCAGGAGAGATGCACCATGTTCTTCACATCAACTCCATGTCAGCCAAATTCCACTGCTTGTGCGATCTTTTAG